GCCATCGACCAGACGACGGTCACGGAGTCCGGTGAAGCGATGTTTCTCTGACCAGTCGATCCCGACGTAGACGGCCGTGGTGCTCGAAGATCTTGAAGCGGCAAGCCAGCAATCGATGGCTTGCCGCTTCAAGATCTTCGAGCACGGGTCTGCTCTGGAGTTACCGAGGAACCGCTCGGCGAAGAAGATCGTCCACGGGTCGCGGCCCTCGGCGATCCACGCCAGGAACGGCAACCGCTCCTTCGTGCGCTCGCGGAGGTCGGTTAGCGCAGCGACACGGCCGGCTTCGTCCTCGTGAAACTCGGGCATTGCCAGCGCGGCCTTCACGAGATCGGCCGGGGCCGGCACGTCGAATACGTTGCAGGCCGCCTCGATCAGGAAGCGGTAGAGGTCGGTGTCCTCGATCAGCGTGTCCGTGAACAGGAGTGTCAGGTTGTCGGTGCCGTGCCGCTCGGCAACTCGGCGTGCGGCCGCCCAACTACCAACGCCGCCGCTGAACGTGGCGACATGCTGCTGCCCGGTCGCCCCACCGCCCACGGCGCGGCGCCCGGCGGTCATGGTCGCCTCAGATTCGCGAGTGCCCGCGTCAGATCGAGCGAGGCACGCTTGACAGCTGCACGGGACGGGCAGGCGTCGTACGAACTGCGGTGCTTGGTGCAGGCGTCCATCTCGTTCAGTCGGCGCAGGAAGCGCTCAGCCTCCGCGCGGGCCTCCGCGATCACCTTGGTGTTCACAGCGGCCTCCCGGAGCGGCGCTCGGCAGCGTGTGGGGCGGTCATCGAGAGGCCTCAGCAGCCAGCCGCCGAGCCACGATGGGCAGGCCCGCGTCGATCGCGAGGCGCAGCACGTCGGACTTGTTGAGGGGGGTCACGCTGGCAATGCGCTCCGCTTCGGCATGCACGGTCACGTCGAGCTCGATCCCCATCGGCTTCCGGTCTCGTGCCGGAGTACCCGCCATTGTATCTCTCCCGCGTGATCCTCGGTAGAGATCCTACCGGCTTCTGTATTATCGGAACTCTTTGCAGCGATGTCAAGTCATGTCATATAGACTTGGAACAGGAACCCTAGGGAGAGATACGTGGCAGTGGTCACGGCGACAGATCGCACGCGAGAGCAGGGCAAGCGCCTGCGAGAGCTCAGGGAGCGTCTGGACCTGAGCAAGGGCGTGCTGATTGATGCGCTCTCATTCGGATCGACACAGACCTACGATCTGTATGAGCGCGGCGTATCCGTGATTCGCTTCGATCGCGTGCCGGAGTGGGCGGCCGCGTTTGGTATCTCGGAGCAAGAGTTTCTCGATGCCGTGTTGGAGCCCTCGAAGCCGGCGCAGATGACGGGCGCCTTCGATATGCCAGACGACCCCGCCTGGGATTTCCAGGCCGAGCTACATCGGGTATGGCCGCACGACGCGGCATTCGCCGATCAGACCTATCAAGAGCATGTCAGCGCGCCACAGTTCGCCCAGAAGGCCGTGGTTGACGCGCTCCGTCGCCTTGCTGCGCGCGATCAGGACATGCTCATCCAAGAGAGCGGACGGGCGATCGATGAAGACCGCTCACAGATCCGCTTTACGCGCACGGGATAACACCGGGCAACGAACGCCCGGAGCCCCGCTGGCGCACTATCTTGACGGAACCACGCGTAGTGGTATCCGTCACGACATTGTTGACGCACTCGCGCCACACGAGTACCGTGGAGGCTACGAAGAGAGCCAGGGTCAACGCAGATCGGGGGAGTGGGATGAGCTCGTCGATTCTTGATATCGGCCGAGGCCATGACGGCAACGGCAGCCCGCTCAACCTGATCCGCTGCGACTACCCACCGGCCCTGGTGGGCACCGTCACGATGACCGCGCGGTGCCATCAGGTTACGCTGGCTCGACGCATCGGCGCGTCAGACGTGGCGAGGGTTGTGCTCCATTTGCGGACCGCGCACACCCCAGACCGGGGCGTGCGTATCTGCTACGCCCCGGTCTGCGCGATGGCCACGGCCCTCGCTATGGGGTCATCGGAGACGGATCTGCGGCCAGCCATCGCCTCGTCAGCCTGACGACGAGCGCACTCCCCCCAGTATCTCCATCGTAACGCCACGCCCTCGGCGGCGCGTGTGGAGAAATCCCCAGTTTTGCCGGCGTCTCGGTCTTTTTCACCCGTGTTGCACCTCGCGGCCGGAAGCCGGGCTGCGGCGTCAGGTGCGGGGCTTCAATGGCCCGTACCTCGTCATCAGGAAGTCTCCGCCCGTCGATGGCGGTGTGTACCGCCTTTCATTCCGTCTCGTTCTGTTGGTTTGGTTCCGGGAGTTTTCTTTGCCGGCCGCGTTTGACCGCCTCCCCTGCCACTCTGGCCGGGCCTCCTGGTCGCGGCTGGCCTCGACGGCGGTCACCAGCGCCAGCAGCGCGCCGCACAGGATGTACTCGTTCGACATCTGGCGCTTGTCCCACGCCAGCCGCTCCTGACGCTGTAGGAGCCCGCGAGACTCAATCCGTTCGGCTGTGCGCCGGACGGTCCTGGCCGAGCACTTCATCGCCTTTGCCAGCGTCTTGACGCTCGGGATGATCGGCGAGGACGGGTACCAGCGGAACGAGAGCAGGTGCACGACGAGCTGGAGCTCGCGGGCGTTCTCCACCAGTTCGTGCACGCCATTCGGGATCTGGGTGTAGCGCGAATCGGTGGGGAATGGGTCTGGACACAGCGGGGCGGACCCTGATACATTCTGCATCGAAGGTTCTCCTGCCCCGCGTCACTCGCCGGCCAAAGCTAAGTGACGTGGGGCTCTTCATTTCCTGCGCCCGCTTCAGGCGCGCCGGAGATCATCCGGACCGGCGCCCGGAATGTCAAGCCGGGCCGCTTTACGTCGACCCGATCACGATTCTGAGCGCGATGCATCCGCGTTGGACATGAAGAAGCCCCAGGCTAGCAGACCTGGGGCTTCATGGCGCCTGAACTTCTGCCCATGGCACACCCAACACGGTCATGGTACCACGTCCACGAGTGCGCTAGGAACTGAGCGAGTTTAGTGTTTCCCGGGCTGCTCCGGGCACCGTAGGCCGATTCGTTGACGGCTACTCCGCGATAGGCCGCGTCAGTACCTTGCGACACCAGTTTGGCCGTCAACTCTCGCCCGCGACATGATCGCGTGGCCACTCGCTACTCCGAACTCTACCACGCTCGCCGCCGGCCCCGCGCGACCCGTCAGGCCGGCGGAACCGTGCTGCCGATCTCTCGCGTGAAGAGATGCTCGTGCGGCGGCAGATCGCCCTCATCCGGGATGGTGTCGGACTCGTCCAGATCCCAGGATCGGGGATCGCACCACACGCAGGCCGGAACCCTGAATACCATCTCCAGCTTGACGTAGAGCGAGTCCCAGAAACTGAACGCCGTCAACTCTTCGAGGTTGCGCCGTCGCTGCTCTCGCTTTGGCGCGGCGTCGATCTGGGCCATCCGGGTCAGGCAGTGGTTCATCAGCGCGGCCAACTCTTCGGGCTTGAAGTACAAGCTCATCATGGCGATCGATCCTCCTGCCTACCCTAAACCGCAGATCGCCACCGATTTCCAAGCCAGATCTACCATGTCGCCGGGTTCCACCATCGCCGATCCTTCAACCGCTGCTCGGCCGCCTCCCGTGCCGCGCGCTCGGCGGCGAGGATAGCCTGACTCTCGGCAAGTTGCTGGGCCAGGTCGTCGGCGCGTGCTGCATCCTCTGCCAACACTCTGGCCGTCGCGTCCAATGATGATACTTCCTGTCTGAGACGCTGTCGGTCGGCGTCCGCTTGCGTCTCGGACGCCTTCAGACGCTCGGCCAATTCGCCATTCTCGCGGGCCAGCACTTCGATGCGAGCGTAGAGCGGAGCGGTGTGCTGGCTGATGATGTCCGAGACGCTGTCGGACAGGGCAAGGGCCCGCTCCTCGACGGTCGGCGGGATGTCCTGGGGCGTCTCAGCATCGTCTGAGACGTCGTCGGACGTGGCGCCGGCGACCCAGACCTCGACGGGGCGGCCGACCAGATGCCGCTTCGGGAGCCGGC
The Candidatus Saccharimonadia bacterium genome window above contains:
- a CDS encoding helix-turn-helix transcriptional regulator; the encoded protein is MAVVTATDRTREQGKRLRELRERLDLSKGVLIDALSFGSTQTYDLYERGVSVIRFDRVPEWAAAFGISEQEFLDAVLEPSKPAQMTGAFDMPDDPAWDFQAELHRVWPHDAAFADQTYQEHVSAPQFAQKAVVDALRRLAARDQDMLIQESGRAIDEDRSQIRFTRTG